One part of the Pandoraea faecigallinarum genome encodes these proteins:
- the tnpA gene encoding IS66-like element accessory protein TnpA, with protein sequence MADKDSELRVVRQSRDGRRRYDEKSKQALIEAALRPGVSVARLAQEHGVNANLLRKWITKYLMAREQGILPRKRAGDDDGLLSSEIESVTIDLPDSRSLAPATAASPAFVPVVSTPAASAPVPAPSAVSMQLELHVRLANGVELEMGRAIASIEELTTLVQILGRMPCSGSTKA encoded by the coding sequence ATGGCTGACAAAGACTCAGAGTTGAGAGTCGTTCGACAAAGTCGCGACGGCCGCCGCCGTTACGATGAGAAAAGCAAACAGGCACTGATCGAAGCGGCATTGCGACCTGGCGTATCGGTGGCGAGGCTGGCACAAGAGCACGGGGTCAATGCCAACCTGCTGCGCAAATGGATCACGAAGTACCTGATGGCGCGTGAGCAAGGCATCTTGCCGAGGAAACGCGCTGGAGATGACGACGGGCTTTTGTCGAGCGAGATCGAGAGCGTGACCATCGACTTGCCGGATTCGCGCAGTCTCGCTCCAGCCACCGCGGCGTCTCCGGCTTTCGTACCGGTCGTTTCGACGCCAGCCGCATCTGCGCCGGTGCCAGCACCGTCGGCTGTGTCGATGCAACTCGAACTACATGTGCGCCTGGCCAACGGTGTCGAGCTCGAGATGGGGCGCGCCATCGCGTCGATCGAGGAGCTGACCACCCTGGTCCAGATTCTGGGGAGGATGCCGTGTTCCGGTTCGACGAAGGCCTGA